A single region of the Kocuria rosea genome encodes:
- a CDS encoding heparan-alpha-glucosaminide N-acetyltransferase domain-containing protein, with translation MGIDAARGLALIGLMAIHLLPAWNEETGEASWSWRLFSGDSAALFALLAGVGLALTSGGRHPHEGRTMTADRIGLVVRAVLIAIVGLWIGTLMSEDPPAYNILIYYGVFFLLAIPFLHAGPKVLFISAAIFGVVAPMLMQGLQDALPEFVSYNPTFTDLLTQPGATASQLLLTGTYPALPYMTYLLVGLGLGRLNLRKTEVQARLVVVGVGLAIFAQITSYVLLYAFGGYQKLLDASSMGEHELDDVLVWGPDALPTDTGWWLAIATPHTNTPLAIAASLGVSLTVLGLFLLIGPKIGKWLLPLSAMGVMTLTLYTAHLVALSVEAHYELPYLWFMVHLAVAALFAVAWHRGLGQGPLEKVVSTSVKGTRQLVLGRSAKNGHG, from the coding sequence GTGGGGATCGATGCGGCTCGCGGGCTGGCGCTGATCGGGCTGATGGCCATTCACCTGCTGCCGGCTTGGAACGAGGAGACCGGGGAAGCGAGCTGGTCGTGGCGGCTGTTCTCGGGGGACTCCGCTGCCCTGTTCGCCCTGCTGGCAGGGGTGGGGTTGGCACTGACCTCCGGGGGGCGGCACCCGCACGAGGGGAGAACGATGACCGCTGACCGGATCGGCCTGGTGGTGCGGGCGGTGCTGATCGCGATCGTGGGGTTGTGGATCGGGACGCTGATGTCGGAGGACCCGCCCGCTTACAACATCTTGATCTACTACGGGGTGTTCTTCCTGCTGGCGATTCCGTTCCTGCACGCGGGCCCGAAGGTGCTGTTCATCTCTGCGGCCATCTTCGGGGTGGTGGCCCCGATGCTGATGCAGGGACTCCAGGATGCGTTGCCCGAATTCGTCTCCTACAACCCCACGTTCACGGATTTGCTGACACAGCCCGGTGCCACGGCATCCCAGCTGCTGCTGACCGGGACTTACCCGGCCCTGCCGTACATGACGTATTTGCTGGTCGGACTGGGGCTGGGGCGGTTGAACCTGCGCAAGACTGAGGTGCAAGCCCGACTGGTGGTGGTGGGAGTGGGGCTGGCGATCTTCGCCCAAATCACCTCCTACGTCCTGCTCTATGCCTTCGGCGGCTACCAGAAGTTGCTGGATGCCTCCTCGATGGGCGAGCACGAGCTGGATGATGTGCTGGTTTGGGGGCCGGATGCGTTGCCCACGGACACCGGGTGGTGGCTGGCGATCGCCACCCCGCACACCAACACCCCGCTGGCGATCGCGGCCAGTCTCGGGGTGAGCCTGACGGTGCTGGGGCTCTTCCTGCTGATCGGCCCGAAGATCGGGAAATGGTTGTTGCCGCTATCGGCAATGGGCGTGATGACCCTGACCCTCTACACCGCTCACCTGGTGGCGCTGTCCGTCGAGGCCCACTACGAGCTGCCCTACCTGTGGTTCATGGTCCACCTGGCGGTCGCGGCGCTGTTCGCGGTGGCCTGGCACCGGGGCCTGGGGCAGGGGCCCCTGGAGAAGGTGGTCAGCACCAGTGTGAAAGGCACCCGCCAGCTGGTGCTGGGCAGGTCGGCGAAGAACGGCCACGGATAG
- a CDS encoding sensor histidine kinase has translation MSTTVSSRTRRWSWSPLTVRLMLAQTAVLAVGLIIVVITAVLVGPNMFYYELIEAGHANEADGLVHLEDAFRSVSLTALTIGGVPALYIAGMLTFYLYRTIGRSLTSFSTAAQEVAAGNYDVRVTSTTLGPEFDSLAGSFNDMAAKLDAVDTTRRQMLADLAHEMRTPLASLKGHLEGIEDGVVQWDERTTGILYAQIARLERLARDIRQLTAAEEGMTHLQLTPQDPSRLAAQAVAAVQQDATAQNISVTAVSTGMEVTPVLVDRERMGQVLGNLLENALRHTPPGGVITVRTDHTPAAVTVTVTDTGDGIGPEHLRHVFERFYRANSGREAHRGGSGLGLAISKSLVEAQGGTLEVTSEGPGRGSRFQIRLPRHTPPD, from the coding sequence ATGAGCACCACCGTCTCTAGCCGCACCCGGCGCTGGTCCTGGAGCCCGTTGACGGTGCGGTTGATGCTGGCCCAGACCGCGGTGCTGGCCGTCGGGCTGATCATCGTGGTGATCACCGCGGTCTTGGTCGGGCCGAACATGTTCTACTACGAGCTCATCGAGGCCGGCCACGCCAATGAGGCCGACGGGCTGGTGCACCTGGAGGACGCCTTCCGCTCGGTGAGCCTCACCGCCCTGACCATCGGCGGGGTTCCGGCGCTCTACATCGCCGGGATGCTCACCTTCTACCTCTACCGCACGATCGGGCGGTCCCTGACCTCCTTCAGCACCGCCGCACAGGAGGTGGCTGCCGGCAACTACGACGTGCGTGTCACCTCCACCACCCTGGGCCCGGAGTTCGACTCCTTGGCGGGCTCTTTCAACGACATGGCGGCCAAGCTCGACGCCGTAGACACCACCCGCCGCCAGATGCTGGCCGATCTGGCGCACGAGATGCGCACCCCGCTGGCCAGTCTGAAAGGGCACCTGGAGGGCATCGAGGACGGAGTGGTCCAGTGGGATGAACGGACCACCGGCATCCTCTACGCCCAGATCGCCCGGCTGGAGCGACTGGCCCGCGATATCCGCCAGCTCACCGCCGCCGAGGAAGGGATGACCCATCTGCAACTGACCCCCCAGGACCCAAGCCGGTTGGCAGCCCAGGCGGTCGCTGCCGTCCAGCAAGACGCCACCGCCCAGAACATCTCGGTGACCGCTGTCAGCACCGGCATGGAGGTCACACCGGTGCTGGTCGATCGGGAGCGGATGGGACAAGTGCTGGGCAACCTGCTGGAGAACGCCCTGCGCCACACCCCACCCGGCGGTGTCATCACCGTGCGCACCGACCACACCCCGGCGGCGGTCACCGTCACCGTCACCGACACCGGGGACGGCATCGGCCCTGAGCACCTCCGGCACGTCTTCGAACGCTTCTACCGCGCCAACTCCGGCCGGGAAGCCCACCGTGGCGGATCCGGCCTGGGGCTGGCCATCAGCAAGTCCCTCGTCGAAGCCCAGGGCGGGACTTTGGAGGTCACCAGTGAGGGCCCCGGGCGCGGGAGCCGCTTCCAGATCCGACTGCCCCGCCACACGCCCCCGGACTGA
- a CDS encoding response regulator transcription factor has protein sequence MTDPLTGRVLVVDDEVDLAQLIAGYLRNAGLQVTLRHTGNEAVAAVQDFSPNVLVLDLGLPGIDGFEVCRQVRTFSDCHVLMLTARDDEVDKIVGLSVGADDYMTKPFSPRELVARVQAMLRRARTGGAESAAGSLPGQHALVIGELVVDEDSRQVHLGGEPVALTRIEFDLLLCLAARPQLVLSRRQLVELVWDTHWTGDEHLVDVHIGRIRKKLGDEASSPRFIHTIRGIGYRLGTGR, from the coding sequence ATGACGGATCCGCTCACCGGGCGTGTTCTGGTGGTCGACGACGAGGTCGACCTGGCGCAGTTGATCGCGGGCTATCTGCGCAACGCCGGACTTCAAGTCACTTTGCGCCACACCGGCAACGAGGCCGTGGCCGCGGTGCAGGATTTCTCCCCGAACGTACTGGTGCTGGACCTGGGGCTGCCCGGGATCGATGGGTTCGAGGTGTGCCGCCAGGTACGGACCTTCTCCGACTGCCACGTGCTGATGCTCACCGCCCGCGACGACGAGGTCGACAAGATCGTGGGCCTGTCGGTAGGTGCCGATGACTATATGACCAAGCCGTTCAGCCCGCGCGAGCTCGTGGCCCGGGTCCAGGCCATGTTGCGACGGGCCCGCACGGGAGGTGCCGAATCCGCAGCCGGCTCCCTACCAGGGCAGCACGCCCTGGTGATCGGGGAGCTGGTGGTGGACGAGGACTCCCGTCAGGTGCACCTGGGCGGGGAACCGGTGGCGTTGACGAGGATCGAGTTCGACCTGCTCTTGTGTCTGGCGGCCCGCCCGCAGCTGGTGCTCTCCCGCCGGCAGCTGGTGGAGCTGGTCTGGGACACGCACTGGACGGGGGATGAGCACCTGGTGGATGTGCACATCGGGCGGATCCGCAAGAAGCTCGGCGATGAGGCGTCCAGCCCGAGGTTCATCCACACCATCCGCGGGATCGGTTACCGGTTGGGCACCGGACGATGA
- a CDS encoding DUF305 domain-containing protein: MTSTFKHLAAGTALALALSGAGATAAVASPTHQPASASAQTGAERHMSHDRHFAVMMVPHHQGATDMAELALEKSERPEIRDLAEKIIEAQTEEIQQLEAAAQRLAAENTPGHHHHGHGHGHGHGHGHGHGGHGHGGHGQSMNADMQGAMMDGMDGMDGMSLEELAKLSGDDFDKAFLEEMIAHHQMALEMAEMELQMGTDPELRAMAKTMIEDQQTEIELMQGWLEEWFAV, from the coding sequence ATGACGTCGACGTTCAAGCACCTGGCCGCCGGGACGGCCCTGGCGCTGGCCCTCAGCGGTGCCGGGGCGACCGCGGCGGTCGCGTCCCCGACGCACCAGCCTGCCTCCGCCTCCGCACAGACGGGTGCTGAGCGGCACATGAGCCACGACCGCCATTTCGCCGTGATGATGGTCCCCCACCACCAGGGTGCCACCGACATGGCCGAGCTGGCCCTGGAGAAGTCCGAGCGTCCCGAGATCCGTGACCTGGCGGAGAAGATCATCGAGGCCCAGACCGAGGAGATCCAGCAGTTGGAAGCGGCGGCTCAGCGGCTGGCCGCCGAGAACACCCCGGGACACCACCACCACGGCCACGGCCACGGCCACGGCCACGGCCATGGCCATGGTCATGGCGGCCATGGTCATGGCGGCCATGGTCAGAGCATGAATGCCGACATGCAGGGCGCCATGATGGACGGCATGGACGGCATGGACGGCATGAGCCTCGAGGAGCTGGCGAAGCTGTCCGGGGATGATTTCGACAAGGCCTTCCTCGAGGAGATGATCGCCCACCACCAGATGGCCCTCGAGATGGCCGAGATGGAGCTGCAGATGGGCACCGACCCCGAGCTGCGAGCCATGGCGAAGACGATGATCGAGGATCAACAGACGGAGATCGAGCTCATGCAGGGTTGGTTGGAGGAGTGGTTCGCGGTCTGA
- a CDS encoding C40 family peptidase has product MAFFTRSSARHRAQTPSHLVRTTTLAAAVGAAVIGSVAPAQAYAEAPATSGTAYSAPATSPAPAASQAPVTVQTASLPAAPAAGAATSSLSPQSSDISEISATSAAAGGIVGTAMQGVGTGYVWGGTDFGAWDCSGFTQWVYAQQGIDIPRTSQQQWAAGTPTTDPRPGDLVVQNGGAHIGIYLGGGKMISALNPTQGTFVHSVNAMPTVGYVTFR; this is encoded by the coding sequence ATGGCTTTCTTCACGCGTAGCTCTGCCCGCCACCGCGCCCAGACCCCCTCGCACCTGGTGCGCACCACGACCCTGGCCGCCGCTGTCGGCGCGGCGGTGATCGGCTCCGTCGCCCCGGCTCAGGCCTATGCCGAAGCCCCCGCCACGTCCGGCACCGCATACTCGGCCCCCGCGACCTCCCCGGCCCCGGCCGCTTCCCAGGCCCCCGTCACTGTGCAGACGGCGAGCCTGCCGGCCGCTCCGGCCGCTGGGGCGGCCACCTCGAGTCTGTCCCCCCAGTCCTCGGACATTTCCGAGATCTCCGCCACCTCCGCTGCGGCCGGCGGCATTGTCGGCACCGCGATGCAGGGTGTCGGCACCGGCTACGTCTGGGGCGGCACGGACTTCGGCGCCTGGGACTGCTCCGGTTTCACCCAGTGGGTCTACGCCCAGCAGGGCATCGACATCCCCCGTACCAGCCAGCAGCAGTGGGCGGCCGGCACCCCGACCACCGACCCGCGCCCCGGGGACCTCGTCGTCCAGAACGGCGGGGCCCACATCGGCATCTACCTCGGTGGCGGCAAGATGATCTCCGCACTGAACCCCACCCAGGGCACCTTCGTGCACAGCGTGAATGCCATGCCGACGGTCGGCTACGTCACTTTCCGCTGA